One stretch of Nicotiana tabacum cultivar K326 chromosome 18, ASM71507v2, whole genome shotgun sequence DNA includes these proteins:
- the LOC107764558 gene encoding lactoylglutathione lyase translates to MATSLPRALTYVSLLRSTLNKPSLFPFLSQTPKVFFTIKPKVPNFARFISSSMASDSKDSPANNPGLHATPDDATKGYILQQTMFRIKDPKVSLEFYSKVLGMSLLKRLDFSEMKFSLYFMGYEDTSSAPSDPAERTAWTFSQKATLELTHNWGTESDPNFTGYHNGNSEPRGFGHIGVTVDDVYKACERFEQLGVEFVKKPLDGKMKGIAFVKDPDGYWIEIFDTKTIKEVADAAS, encoded by the exons ATGGCCACTTCATTACCTAGAGCCCTCACTTACGTCTCTCTACTACGTTCAACACTTAACAAACCTTCTTTATTTCCATTTTTATCTCAAACCCCTAAAGTATTCTTCACTATCAAACCTAAG GTTCCTAATTTTGCTAGGTTTATATCATCATCAATGGCTTCAGATTCCAAAGATTCTCCCGCCAATAACCCAGGTCTTCATGCCACTCCTGATGATGCAACTAAAGGTTACATTTTGCAGCAAACT aTGTTTAGAATTAAGGACCCTAAAGTCAGTCTTGAATTCTACTCCAAAGTTCTGGGCATGTC CTTACTCAAGAGATTGGATTTCTCTGAGATGAAGTTCAGCTTATACTTCATGGGATATGAG GATACATCATCAGCACCCAGTGATCCAGCTGAACGCACGGCTTGGACCTTTAGTCAGAAAGCTACATTAGAGCTTACACA CAACTGGGGTACTGAGAGTGACCCTAATTTCACTGGTTACCACAATGGGAATTCAGAACCACGCGGTTTTG GACACATAGGTGTCACTGTTGATGACGTCTACAAGGCTTGCGAGAGATTTGAACAACTGGGTGTGGAATTCGTAAAGAAGCCTCTTGATG GAAAAATGAAAGGTATTGCATTTGTTAAAGATCCTGACGGTTATTGGATCGAGATTTTTGACACTAAAACTATCAAAGAAGTTGCTGATGCTGCTTCTTGA